From the genome of Candidatus Binatia bacterium, one region includes:
- a CDS encoding molybdopterin-dependent oxidoreductase → MKNSKGKEQTRAICRTCMISCGVFMEIENGRVKSLIGDSDDPASHGYSCRRGRDITGHLYGPNRILRPLQKDSNGEFQSVSPQTAVAGIAGRLSEIVDKHGPASVALYSGTYALAPPGGMVSGAFMNALGSPMSFSCGSIDQPGKLLARALHGKWHAGGTAFAEAETWLFIGTNPAVSGLGGVPTINPNWHLHRAVKRGIKLIVIDPRRSETAQKARIHLQPVPGEDAIILAGMVRLVLSEGLEDKDFVAENGKNLEELRQHVEPFTPEFVEKRADIPADQLREATRIFAEAKTGGASAGTGSNMSPRGTLAEYLLACLITLCGFRAKQGDRVPNPGVLVPKGPRRAQPLEPMPVAWGFPPALRVRGLSNTACGLPTGALADEILLEGDGQIRALFCLGGNPLTAWPDQIKTRAALEKLDLLVVLDPKMNQTARYADYVIPPKLVPEIPALSYDFEELETHSPGWGYPVPYAAYREALVDPPEGSELLEDWELFYYLAREMKLPLQVYFGLLRDPGDPEGRFVSLDMENKPTTDDFFEMLTEGSRIPLSEVRKHEAGRLYEDPDAVVLQRDPDCTSYLELGNPIMMEQLDEALQQGAVPGDEEFPFRLLSRRQKHTLNSLGRDQADLVRERPHNPLFMHPADMKKIGADNGKIVSISSRRATIHAVVQESNELREGVVSMSHAYGIDLDRLKAGSDPSEPQEYSMGNHTGALASADLDYQEPYTGIPRMSSIPVHVTLGDLN, encoded by the coding sequence ATGAAAAATTCCAAAGGTAAAGAACAAACACGCGCAATTTGTCGGACCTGCATGATCTCATGCGGTGTCTTCATGGAAATCGAAAACGGACGCGTCAAGAGTTTGATTGGCGATTCTGATGATCCAGCATCTCATGGATACTCGTGCAGGCGTGGCCGCGATATCACGGGGCATCTCTATGGACCCAACCGAATTCTTCGTCCTCTGCAAAAAGACTCGAACGGAGAATTCCAATCCGTCTCACCGCAAACAGCCGTTGCCGGTATTGCCGGGCGACTGAGCGAAATCGTCGACAAGCACGGCCCCGCCTCTGTGGCCCTCTACTCGGGCACCTATGCGCTGGCCCCTCCCGGAGGCATGGTATCCGGTGCGTTCATGAATGCACTGGGTTCCCCGATGTCCTTCAGCTGCGGTTCGATCGACCAACCCGGAAAACTTCTGGCACGTGCCCTGCACGGAAAATGGCACGCAGGCGGTACTGCCTTTGCCGAGGCGGAAACATGGTTGTTCATTGGCACCAACCCCGCGGTCTCGGGCCTTGGCGGCGTCCCCACGATCAATCCCAACTGGCACCTGCACCGGGCGGTCAAACGCGGCATCAAACTGATCGTGATTGATCCCAGACGCAGCGAAACTGCACAGAAAGCCCGGATCCACCTGCAACCGGTCCCCGGCGAGGATGCAATTATCCTGGCCGGCATGGTTCGCCTCGTTCTCTCGGAAGGCCTCGAAGACAAGGACTTCGTTGCCGAGAACGGCAAAAATCTGGAAGAACTGCGCCAACACGTCGAACCATTTACGCCGGAGTTTGTGGAGAAACGCGCGGACATTCCTGCGGATCAACTGCGCGAGGCCACGCGGATCTTCGCCGAAGCCAAGACCGGTGGAGCCAGCGCCGGCACCGGGTCCAATATGTCGCCGCGGGGAACGCTCGCCGAGTATCTTCTGGCTTGCCTGATTACGCTTTGTGGCTTTCGTGCCAAGCAAGGAGACCGGGTCCCGAACCCCGGCGTGCTCGTGCCCAAAGGACCGCGACGCGCGCAACCGCTGGAACCCATGCCCGTTGCCTGGGGCTTTCCGCCCGCCCTGCGGGTCCGCGGGCTCTCCAACACCGCCTGCGGATTGCCAACAGGTGCGCTTGCTGACGAGATCCTGCTCGAGGGCGACGGACAGATTCGTGCCCTGTTCTGTCTCGGAGGCAATCCTCTCACGGCCTGGCCCGATCAGATCAAGACGCGCGCCGCTCTGGAAAAACTGGACCTGCTTGTTGTTCTCGACCCGAAGATGAATCAGACGGCGCGCTATGCGGACTACGTCATCCCACCCAAACTGGTTCCAGAGATCCCGGCGCTGAGCTACGACTTCGAAGAACTCGAAACCCACTCGCCGGGCTGGGGCTATCCAGTCCCCTATGCTGCCTACCGCGAGGCTCTGGTCGACCCGCCCGAAGGCTCCGAGCTTCTCGAGGATTGGGAATTGTTCTACTACCTCGCACGAGAGATGAAGCTGCCCCTGCAGGTCTACTTTGGCCTGCTGCGAGACCCCGGTGACCCCGAAGGACGGTTTGTTTCCCTCGATATGGAAAACAAGCCGACGACAGACGATTTTTTCGAGATGCTCACCGAAGGATCGCGCATCCCGCTGTCTGAGGTTCGCAAGCACGAGGCCGGACGCCTCTATGAGGACCCCGACGCGGTCGTTTTGCAGCGAGATCCAGACTGCACCTCGTATCTGGAGCTCGGCAACCCGATCATGATGGAGCAACTCGACGAAGCTCTCCAACAGGGAGCCGTCCCCGGCGATGAAGAATTCCCGTTCCGGCTTTTGAGCCGAAGGCAGAAACATACCCTGAACTCTCTGGGTCGCGATCAGGCTGATTTGGTCCGGGAGCGCCCTCATAATCCACTCTTCATGCACCCGGCGGATATGAAGAAAATCGGTGCCGACAATGGCAAGATCGTCTCGATCTCGTCGCGCCGCGCCACCATTCACGCGGTCGTGCAGGAGTCGAACGAACTCCGCGAGGGCGTGGTTTCCATGAGCCACGCCTACGGGATCGATCTCGACAGACTGAAGGCCGGATCGGACCCCTCCGAGCCGCAGGAATACTCGATGGGCAACCATACGGGTGCACTGGCCAGTGCGGATCTGGACTATCAGGAGCCCTACACGGGGATACCGAGGATGAGTTCGATTCCCGTGCACGTCACCCTCGGTGACCTCAACTGA
- a CDS encoding VOC family protein — MDSTTLAKPANFAHFVLRVTDLKASIAFYERLLGMYVVHEAPFIAFLTYDAEHHRIALVVTPVTDKAPPGAAGLDHVAYTFSSLGALLGSYLRLKELGIVPVWSINHGPTTSLYYADPDGNRIELQVDNFETERQAQEFMSSDVFAQNPIGVEFDADRLAARFIAGDPIDELQKQGATEN, encoded by the coding sequence ATGGACAGTACGACCCTCGCGAAACCCGCCAACTTTGCCCACTTTGTCCTCCGTGTCACCGACCTGAAAGCTTCGATCGCCTTTTACGAAAGGCTTCTCGGGATGTACGTCGTCCACGAAGCTCCCTTCATCGCTTTTCTGACTTACGATGCCGAACATCATAGGATCGCTCTGGTGGTCACACCGGTGACCGACAAGGCGCCTCCGGGTGCGGCCGGGCTCGACCATGTCGCCTATACGTTTTCCTCTTTGGGAGCTCTGCTCGGGAGCTACCTGCGGCTGAAAGAACTTGGCATCGTTCCCGTCTGGTCGATCAACCATGGACCGACGACCTCCTTGTACTACGCCGACCCCGATGGGAATCGGATCGAGTTGCAAGTGGACAACTTCGAAACCGAGCGACAAGCGCAGGAGTTCATGTCCAGCGATGTCTTTGCGCAAAACCCGATCGGCGTGGAGTTTGACGCCGACAGGCTTGCTGCACGCTTCATCGCAGGCGACCCTATCGACGAGTTGCAAAAACAGGGCGCAACCGAAAACTAG
- a CDS encoding DUF2141 domain-containing protein, whose translation MASQRALILGLGLTCGLAFATLAVAEDAQTSTLTLVATGFDSDDGEALIQLANSQADYESDDEGFRVAKIKPVGNKVETTFEDLAYGEYGIKIFHDENGNGELDIGWTGPEEGYGFSNDARALMGPPDWEDAKFTVSEPTQAIEIELK comes from the coding sequence ATGGCTTCGCAACGTGCGCTGATCTTGGGGTTGGGCCTTACGTGTGGGCTGGCATTCGCGACACTCGCCGTGGCGGAGGACGCGCAGACGAGCACGCTGACGCTCGTCGCCACCGGCTTCGACTCGGACGACGGCGAAGCGCTCATCCAGCTCGCGAACTCCCAAGCCGATTACGAGTCCGACGACGAGGGGTTTCGCGTCGCGAAGATCAAGCCGGTCGGGAACAAGGTCGAGACGACCTTCGAGGATCTTGCTTACGGTGAGTACGGGATCAAGATCTTCCACGACGAGAACGGGAACGGCGAACTCGACATCGGCTGGACCGGCCCCGAAGAGGGGTACGGGTTCTCGAACGACGCCCGAGCCCTCATGGGCCCGCCCGACTGGGAGGACGCGAAGTTCACCGTGAGCGAGCCCACTCAGGCCATCGAGATCGAGCTGAAGTAG
- a CDS encoding Kazal-type serine protease inhibitor, whose product MRFKRIGLRAAFAVAGIIALGGLVQAQGERESGLQITPDVQRVLVSKDVSTERWAITRNLDDLTVTGNVFFPTGGDPLFVFCQQAGTRGADLLLSCASADVCIAAPCGADQWVPLADVELPESFFLPPEAVEAAQLEAAMDAVMAEVVEAAGGLEAAAQATRESGLQFTPDDARTLISKDVGAERWAITRNLVDGSVTGNVFFPSGGPPVFIYCEETAQNGTDLDFDCYSSNLCSAAPCPGEQWELLASVTLPESFFLPDEAPVVCFDPSLVDGGRVCPNNFDPVCGCDGETYSNSCVAEAEGITNWQPGSCSEPVCFDPSLVDGGRVCPNNFDPVCGCDGETYSNSCVAEAEGITNWQPGGCPAF is encoded by the coding sequence ATGAGGTTCAAGAGAATCGGACTTCGGGCGGCTTTTGCAGTTGCCGGCATCATCGCTCTGGGCGGCCTCGTCCAGGCGCAGGGGGAACGGGAATCCGGCCTCCAGATCACGCCGGACGTACAGCGCGTGCTCGTCAGCAAAGACGTCTCCACCGAGCGTTGGGCGATTACCCGCAACCTCGACGACCTTACCGTGACGGGCAATGTTTTCTTCCCGACCGGTGGAGATCCTCTTTTCGTCTTCTGTCAGCAGGCCGGCACGCGGGGGGCGGACCTGCTGCTGTCCTGCGCTTCGGCCGATGTTTGCATCGCGGCGCCGTGCGGGGCCGATCAGTGGGTTCCGCTGGCGGACGTCGAACTTCCCGAGTCGTTCTTCCTGCCGCCCGAAGCCGTCGAGGCAGCACAACTCGAGGCCGCCATGGACGCCGTGATGGCTGAAGTCGTCGAAGCCGCCGGCGGGTTGGAGGCTGCCGCTCAGGCCACGCGCGAGTCCGGGCTACAGTTCACACCGGACGACGCGCGGACCCTCATCAGCAAGGACGTCGGCGCGGAGCGTTGGGCCATCACGCGCAATCTCGTCGATGGCTCCGTCACCGGCAATGTGTTCTTCCCATCCGGGGGCCCGCCGGTCTTCATCTACTGCGAGGAGACCGCGCAGAACGGCACGGACCTCGATTTCGATTGCTACAGCTCGAACCTCTGCTCGGCCGCGCCTTGCCCGGGGGAGCAGTGGGAGCTGCTGGCTTCGGTGACGTTGCCCGAGTCGTTCTTTTTGCCAGATGAGGCCCCCGTCGTCTGCTTCGACCCATCGCTGGTCGACGGCGGTCGGGTCTGCCCTAACAACTTCGACCCGGTTTGCGGTTGCGACGGGGAGACCTACTCGAACTCGTGCGTGGCGGAAGCCGAGGGCATCACGAACTGGCAGCCGGGCTCCTGTTCGGAGCCGGTGTGCTTCGACCCATCGCTGGTCGACGGCGGTCGGGTCTGCCCTAACAACTTCGACCCGGTTTGCGGTTGCGACGGGGAAACCTACTCGAACTCGTGCGTGGCGGAAGCCGAGGGCATCACGAACTGGCAGCCGGGGGGTTGCCCCGCGTTCTGA